The Streptomyces bacillaris sequence GCATCGGACGGCCCGGCTCGGTGGCGGGACCCGCCGTCGCCCCGTCCGCCAGCGGGAGTGCACCGCCGATCGCCACGTTGAGGATCAGGAACACCCCGTGGTCCACAGTCTGTTGCCAGGTCCGCCGGTCCATCTGCTCCGCCCGCACCCGGAAGTACACGCGGTCGTCCAGATACCAGCGGACCTCGTCCGCGCCGAGGTCGACCTCCACGGCGTACGTATGGAACTCCGTACGGCAGGTCGCGCACGCCTGCGGACCCGAGGTCAGCCCCACGGGCTCCCGGCACGGGCCGCCCTCCAGCACCCCGCAGTGCATCGAACCGAACACGGAGTCACGGCCGTTGACGGACTCCATGATGTCCAGCTCGCCGACGCCCGGCCAGCCGGTGTACCCGTCGCGCAGCGAGGCGCCCAGGGTCCAGAACGCGGGCCAGTACCCCGCCGCCCCGGCCCCGGTCACCTCCGGCAGCGCGATCGACGCCTCGATCCGCAGCACCCCGCCGGGCGGCGGCGCGAAGTCGGACCGTACGGTCGTGATCCGCCCCGAACTCCACTGGTCCCCCTTCCTCGTGGGGACGATCTCCAGCACGCCCCGGCCGTCCAGGCGCACGTTCTCCGTGGAGTCGGTCATGGCCGTGATCTCGCCCGTCCCCCACTGCGGGGCCGGGCAGCCGGGGTAGCAGGTGCCGAGGTCGTACTGCCAGTGGGCGGGGGAGGGGCGGGTGCCCGCCGGGCCGTCGAAGTCGTCCCGCAGCAGTTCGGTCCAGCCATCAGGCCCGGGGACCGGGGCAGTTGTGGGCGTTGCGGTGGTGGGCAGTGCGCCCGCCTCCGTCAGCAGCCGCTCCAGGCGCGGGGTGAGCACGACGGCCGCCACATTGGTGAGGTGGGCGTCGTCGCGGTAGAGCAGGATGCGCTCCCGGACCGCCGGGCAGGTCGGGCCGTCGCCCGGGCAGAGGGCCGGGTTCACGCTGATGGTCCGCACGCCCGGCACCGCGCCCGACGCGATCCGGCGCGCCAGCGGATCGTCCCGGACCGCCTCCGCCCGGTCGAACGCGCAGGCGGCCGCGTCGGCCGGGGCGCCGGAGACACAGGCCGGGATGTCCGTGCCGGGGACCGGGGTGTCCTCGATGTAGACGATCGGGGCGCCGATCTTCCGCAGCGGCCCGAGCGTCTTCTCCCAGGCGGCGGCGAGGAGTTCACGGTCGGTGGTGTACCGGTTGAGCGAGGCGATCACGATGAGCCGGGGCTTCGGCCCCGTACGCAACCGGTCCAGGGCGTCGGCGCGCCAGGTGTCGCACTCCCGGTAGGCGCGCCCCAGTTGCGGGCTGTCCACCGTCAACTGCGGCAGCGGGCAGCCCTGCTTGACCAACTCCTGGAGCGCCCAGCCGCGTTGGGCGGCCAGCGCCAGCATCGGGGAGAACCACTGGCCCGCGTGCGAGTCACCGAGCAGCACGATCCGGTCCGGGCTGTCCACCGCCCCGAACAGGCACTGCGGGCTGCGGGTCACCTCCGGGGCGACCTGGCAGTCCCGGTCAGGAGGGAAGTCCTTGCGGGCCTGCACCGGGTTCGGCACCACCGGACCGTCCGCCGCGGCACCCCCGAGCAGCGACGCGCCCGAAGCGGCCCCCGGCGGCAGCCCCTTGACGTCGACCGGGGTGGCGGGGCCCATCAGGTGCAGCGTCGCCGTGCCCACGACCAGGGCGAGCGCGACCGGCAGCACGATGGCGGAGACGCCCACCGCCAGTCCGCGCCGGGGGAGTTCGGAGACCGTACGGCTGCGGCGCAGCGGCTGCTCGACCCACCGCATGGTGGCGAGCGCGGGCAGGACGGCCACCAGCGTCCACGCCGTCCTCGCGGGCCAGCCGAGCGTGCCGAGCCGGGCCTCCGCCAGGACGAGCACCGGCCAGTGCCAGAGGTAGAGGGTGTAGGAGAGCCGTCCGATGGCCCGGGGCGCCCGTCCGGCGAGCAACCGGCCCACCCCGTAAGCACCTTGGGCGTCCCGCTCGCCCCGCCCCGGTATCGCGGCGAGGATCACGGCGGCGGTGGCCAGGGTCGGGACGAGCGCCGCCCAGCCGGGGTACGGCGTCGACGCGTCGTACGCCATCACGCACCAGCCGATCGCCACCGCCCCGCCCCAGCCGCACAGCAGCCGCAGCGGACGCGGCCCGCGCAGCAGATGCCAGGGCAGCAGCGCGAGCAGCGCCCCCACCCCGAACTGCCAGACGCGCGAGGGCGTTCCGAGGTACGCCAGCGAGGCCGAGTCCGCCGTCCAGTGCAGCGAGAGG is a genomic window containing:
- a CDS encoding acyltransferase family protein; protein product: MPFLLAPGPRRKRPAAPPPPAPPAARTGGESGPSPHRSAFRPDIEGLRAVAVLAVLAFHAEIPGLAGGFIGVDVFFVISGYLITGLLVREAISTGRIRLGDFFSRRARRLLPSAAVVLAAVAVAGAWLTVPLRRTDLEYDVLAAALSVANWRFVSQQTDYLAAGHDQSPLLHFWSLAVEEQFYLFWAPLLAVAALSATRAVRRGRAVRAVVAVVTGALVLGSFVLSLHWTADSASLAYLGTPSRVWQFGVGALLALLPWHLLRGPRPLRLLCGWGGAVAIGWCVMAYDASTPYPGWAALVPTLATAAVILAAIPGRGERDAQGAYGVGRLLAGRAPRAIGRLSYTLYLWHWPVLVLAEARLGTLGWPARTAWTLVAVLPALATMRWVEQPLRRSRTVSELPRRGLAVGVSAIVLPVALALVVGTATLHLMGPATPVDVKGLPPGAASGASLLGGAAADGPVVPNPVQARKDFPPDRDCQVAPEVTRSPQCLFGAVDSPDRIVLLGDSHAGQWFSPMLALAAQRGWALQELVKQGCPLPQLTVDSPQLGRAYRECDTWRADALDRLRTGPKPRLIVIASLNRYTTDRELLAAAWEKTLGPLRKIGAPIVYIEDTPVPGTDIPACVSGAPADAAACAFDRAEAVRDDPLARRIASGAVPGVRTISVNPALCPGDGPTCPAVRERILLYRDDAHLTNVAAVVLTPRLERLLTEAGALPTTATPTTAPVPGPDGWTELLRDDFDGPAGTRPSPAHWQYDLGTCYPGCPAPQWGTGEITAMTDSTENVRLDGRGVLEIVPTRKGDQWSSGRITTVRSDFAPPPGGVLRIEASIALPEVTGAGAAGYWPAFWTLGASLRDGYTGWPGVGELDIMESVNGRDSVFGSMHCGVLEGGPCREPVGLTSGPQACATCRTEFHTYAVEVDLGADEVRWYLDDRVYFRVRAEQMDRRTWQQTVDHGVFLILNVAIGGALPLADGATAGPATEPGRPMRVDHVTVRTREG